A window from Candidatus Rickettsiella viridis encodes these proteins:
- a CDS encoding NrdR family transcriptional regulator codes for MKCPTCYRKIQVSDSREKASGSVVKRRRRCYHCSQVWTTCEEIQKDDANSHLINKLLKRNLTPDETYKEILRLLVVLGQSMDLANRG; via the coding sequence ATGAAATGTCCTACCTGTTATAGAAAAATACAAGTATCAGATTCCAGAGAAAAAGCCAGTGGCAGTGTTGTTAAACGTCGCCGGCGATGTTATCACTGTAGTCAAGTTTGGACAACCTGTGAAGAGATTCAAAAGGATGATGCTAATAGTCATTTGATTAACAAGTTACTGAAGAGAAATTTAACCCCAGATGAAACCTATAAGGAAATCCTTAGGCTATTGGTTGTATTAGGACAATCTATGGACCTTGCAAATAGGGGATAA
- a CDS encoding ankyrin repeat domain-containing protein, producing MNSHLNIVKTLIKSGANVNIKNNEGQKASDIAKPESKRLLLSPELSLAAGPIFFNRAPTNRGDNAATENDVDATATPVTNHYSAK from the coding sequence ATGAATAGCCATCTAAATATAGTTAAAACCCTAATAAAATCAGGGGCTAATGTGAATATAAAAAATAATGAGGGACAGAAAGCATCTGATATTGCTAAGCCTGAAAGTAAACGCTTGCTTCTAAGCCCAGAATTAAGTCTGGCAGCAGGTCCTATATTTTTTAACCGTGCTCCCACCAACAGAGGTGATAATGCAGCAACAGAGAATGATGTTGATGCAACGGCTACGCCGGTTACCAACCATTATTCAGCGAAATAG
- the folE gene encoding GTP cyclohydrolase I FolE: protein MQTHITEILKLLGEDPEREGLKKTPERVEKSLRYLTSGTQQSLETLMNGAFFSSSIAEMILVKDIELYSLCEHHLLPFMGHCHIAYIPNGKIIGLSKIPRIVDFYARRLQIQENLTCQIADSLMSLLNAKGVAIVIEAKHLCMMMRGVEKQTASLKTSVMLGVFRDDMKIRAEFLSLLNSTHH from the coding sequence ATGCAAACACATATCACAGAGATTCTAAAATTATTAGGAGAAGATCCAGAGCGAGAAGGTTTAAAAAAAACCCCAGAACGGGTTGAAAAGTCGCTGCGTTATTTAACCAGTGGAACTCAACAATCACTTGAAACACTGATGAACGGTGCTTTTTTCAGCTCTAGCATAGCTGAAATGATTCTGGTTAAAGATATCGAATTATATTCTTTATGTGAGCATCATCTGTTACCTTTCATGGGTCACTGTCATATTGCTTATATACCAAATGGCAAAATTATTGGCCTTTCAAAAATTCCACGAATTGTCGATTTTTATGCGCGACGTTTACAAATACAAGAGAATTTAACCTGCCAAATAGCCGATTCATTGATGAGTCTACTTAATGCAAAAGGTGTTGCTATTGTTATTGAGGCAAAACATCTTTGTATGATGATGCGCGGCGTAGAAAAACAAACTGCTTCGCTTAAAACATCGGTTATGTTAGGTGTTTTTCGTGATGATATGAAAATACGCGCTGAATTTTTGAGTTTATTGAATAGCACACATCATTGA
- a CDS encoding adenosine deaminase family protein, translating to MMQKFLLTTILILSTTANAHSVSEQATEKYFATIKNNPKQRDIFLKTMPKGGDLHNHLGGASLAENMIRYAKNDHLCINKQTLSVQEQVACCPTYRLKNLIHTPRLYNATIDAWSMRNFYAGKESGHDHFFATFDKYAPILTKHRHEMTAEVVKNACEQNALYLELMITPDNNASGLLGKQVGWNPNLRLLRKKLLNHGLSTIVTHMSKQLDGDDKISVCPDFKLRYLYQVLREQPPAQVFAQLLAGFELASRNTRVLGINIVQPEDGKIAMRDYTLHMHMIAFLHNLYPKVPISLHAGELNANLVPVSGLRFHIRQAVEIAHANRIGHGVDIQQETHSVALLKEMARKHILVEINLSSNEAILGIKGKSHPILLYRRYNVPVALSTDDPGVLRTNLTEQYKKAILSYDFSYFTIKNLVRNSISYSFLPGKSLWKDNQYHQMIPACQTPSRWPSPSGLTRGLIAGSIQCQYFLKANEKAQLQWTLENEFSSFEKQFQ from the coding sequence ATGATGCAAAAATTTCTTTTGACTACGATCCTTATTCTTAGTACTACAGCAAATGCGCATAGCGTCTCAGAACAAGCTACTGAAAAATATTTCGCCACGATTAAAAATAATCCTAAACAACGGGATATTTTTTTAAAAACAATGCCTAAAGGAGGGGATTTACATAATCACCTGGGTGGCGCAAGCCTAGCAGAAAACATGATTCGTTATGCTAAAAACGATCACCTGTGTATTAACAAGCAAACCTTGTCAGTTCAGGAACAAGTCGCTTGTTGTCCCACTTATCGCTTAAAAAACCTCATTCACACTCCTCGTTTATATAACGCAACGATTGATGCATGGTCGATGCGAAATTTTTATGCGGGCAAAGAGTCAGGTCATGATCATTTTTTTGCAACATTTGATAAATATGCCCCTATTTTAACCAAGCACCGTCATGAAATGACGGCAGAAGTCGTTAAAAATGCATGTGAACAAAACGCGCTTTATTTAGAACTCATGATAACGCCCGATAATAATGCCTCCGGCCTGCTAGGCAAGCAAGTAGGGTGGAACCCTAATTTAAGGCTATTGAGAAAAAAACTTTTAAATCACGGTTTAAGTACGATTGTAACCCACATGTCAAAACAACTCGATGGCGATGACAAAATAAGTGTGTGCCCTGATTTTAAACTACGTTATCTTTATCAAGTATTACGTGAACAGCCGCCCGCACAAGTCTTTGCACAATTATTAGCAGGGTTTGAGCTAGCAAGCAGAAACACGCGCGTACTTGGCATTAATATCGTTCAGCCTGAAGATGGGAAAATTGCTATGCGAGATTATACGTTGCATATGCACATGATTGCCTTCTTACATAATTTATATCCTAAAGTACCTATCAGTTTGCATGCAGGCGAGTTAAACGCTAACTTAGTTCCTGTCAGTGGATTACGATTTCATATTCGTCAAGCCGTAGAAATAGCACATGCAAACCGTATTGGTCACGGCGTTGATATTCAACAAGAAACGCATTCCGTCGCATTACTCAAAGAAATGGCAAGAAAACACATTTTAGTAGAAATTAATTTAAGTAGTAATGAGGCTATATTAGGCATTAAAGGCAAATCGCATCCCATATTATTATATAGGCGCTATAACGTACCGGTGGCATTATCGACCGATGATCCGGGTGTACTCCGAACCAATCTGACTGAACAATATAAAAAAGCTATTTTGAGCTACGATTTTTCTTATTTCACAATAAAGAATTTAGTACGTAACAGCATTAGCTATAGTTTCTTGCCGGGTAAATCATTATGGAAAGATAATCAATATCACCAAATGATACCGGCTTGCCAAACGCCGTCCCGCTGGCCGTCGCCTTCTGGCTTGACCAGAGGGTTGATCGCGGGATCCATCCAGTGCCAATATTTTCTAAAGGCCAACGAAAAAGCACAATTACAATGGACATTAGAAAACGAATTTTCAAGCTTTGAAAAACAATTTCAATGA
- a CDS encoding NrdR family transcriptional regulator: MLYAASGESIMKCFYCGYLKTIVLDSRGKENFSKVMRRRCCPKCRKRSTTCEIIDESYKSIAVDFSSNPSFIALYKAIIKQMNLLEKTIKLINPDKRFY, translated from the coding sequence ATGTTGTATGCCGCTTCAGGGGAATCAATCATGAAATGTTTTTATTGCGGCTATTTGAAAACAATTGTCTTGGATTCCAGAGGAAAAGAAAATTTCTCTAAAGTAATGCGTAGACGTTGTTGCCCTAAATGTAGAAAACGTTCAACCACGTGTGAAATAATCGATGAATCTTATAAGAGTATAGCTGTGGATTTCTCATCAAATCCATCGTTTATAGCATTGTATAAAGCGATTATTAAGCAAATGAATTTATTAGAAAAGACTATAAAATTAATAAATCCGGACAAAAGGTTCTATTAA
- a CDS encoding DNA polymerase III subunit delta', giving the protein MPSNPLQNSLLPWQQQQWTDLYQLHSTNRLPHALLFTGQSGLGKYALAIQFAKSLLCKATTTPVHACYTCKSCLLVAAQTHPDLTCIVPESAAKSIKIEQIRHIIQHSNQTTQSAYKIIIINPAESLLVGASNALLKNLEEPTDRTLFILISDKPGLLLPTIRSRCQFIRFTPPALSLAKSWISQQLADETDDTIDSLYHLANGGPLKALEYAETGTHKLYADLLLALTQLYKKEIDPIKLTENYSKTDLSMLLHCLMKIVSDLIKCHFISEDHTIPLRSLAHRLDPTFLLNFFDQLIELQQHTKVALNQALLLEDLFCHWSLQGEICTP; this is encoded by the coding sequence ATGCCGTCAAACCCATTACAAAATAGCTTACTACCCTGGCAACAGCAGCAATGGACCGATCTCTATCAACTACATAGTACGAATCGCCTACCGCATGCCTTACTTTTTACTGGACAATCGGGTTTGGGAAAATATGCACTGGCTATACAATTTGCAAAAAGCTTGTTATGTAAAGCCACAACAACCCCAGTACATGCTTGCTATACGTGTAAAAGTTGTTTATTAGTCGCTGCGCAAACACATCCCGATCTGACTTGCATCGTTCCAGAAAGTGCAGCTAAGTCGATTAAAATTGAACAAATACGTCATATTATTCAGCATTCAAACCAAACCACGCAATCGGCTTATAAAATAATTATCATTAACCCAGCTGAAAGTTTATTAGTGGGTGCCAGCAATGCCTTATTAAAAAACTTAGAAGAACCCACGGATCGCACCTTATTTATTTTGATTAGTGATAAACCAGGATTACTGTTGCCCACTATCCGTAGCCGCTGTCAATTTATTCGTTTTACACCACCTGCCTTATCCTTAGCAAAAAGTTGGATAAGCCAGCAACTAGCGGATGAAACGGATGATACTATCGATAGTCTCTACCATTTAGCGAATGGCGGTCCTTTAAAAGCACTAGAATATGCCGAAACAGGCACACATAAGTTATATGCCGACTTACTCCTTGCGCTCACGCAGCTATATAAAAAAGAAATTGATCCTATAAAACTGACTGAAAATTACTCAAAAACAGACTTATCTATGCTATTACACTGCTTAATGAAAATCGTTAGTGATCTTATTAAGTGTCATTTTATATCTGAAGATCACACTATCCCATTACGTTCATTGGCACATAGACTCGATCCTACTTTTCTTCTCAATTTTTTTGATCAATTAATCGAGTTACAACAACATACAAAAGTAGCTTTAAATCAAGCATTGCTGTTAGAAGATTTATTTTGTCATTGGTCCTTGCAAGGTGAAATATGTACCCCTTAG
- a CDS encoding MetQ/NlpA family ABC transporter substrate-binding protein: MLKKFLSLFFVFSCFVCSLSGCYSKSDAEQIRVGTISGPETQLMQVAKSVLLKQSDLHLKIIEFSDYSLPNRALSEGSLDANMFQHQIFLDEENKQQHYHLIPIAKLFIYPMGIYSKKIQALDKIKQNAIVAIPNDPSNEARALSLLQQAGLLKLNPNAKNLATPRDIMANPKNLQIKELDAAQLTRSLPDVDAAVINTNYAVLANLYPQQDALFSENKNSAYANLLVSKEKDKDNPKLQVLVKALHSPEVLAAAQQLFHGQAIPAW, from the coding sequence ATGCTAAAAAAATTTTTAAGTCTATTCTTTGTATTCAGTTGTTTTGTCTGCAGTCTGAGTGGATGCTATTCAAAAAGTGATGCCGAGCAAATTCGTGTAGGGACTATCAGTGGTCCTGAAACCCAATTAATGCAAGTGGCTAAATCAGTTTTATTAAAACAATCGGATTTGCACCTAAAAATTATTGAGTTTTCAGATTACTCACTGCCAAATAGGGCATTAAGTGAAGGTAGTTTAGATGCCAATATGTTTCAACATCAAATTTTTTTAGATGAGGAAAATAAACAGCAGCATTATCACTTAATCCCTATCGCGAAGCTTTTTATTTATCCGATGGGTATTTATTCTAAAAAAATACAGGCTTTAGACAAAATCAAACAAAATGCTATTGTCGCTATTCCGAATGATCCAAGTAATGAAGCGCGTGCGCTCTCATTACTCCAGCAAGCTGGACTGCTAAAGTTAAATCCAAATGCAAAAAATCTTGCTACGCCACGGGATATTATGGCTAATCCTAAAAATTTACAGATTAAAGAGTTAGATGCCGCGCAATTAACCCGTTCATTGCCTGATGTAGATGCGGCAGTCATTAATACCAATTATGCGGTACTCGCAAACCTTTATCCTCAACAAGATGCATTGTTTTCCGAAAATAAAAATTCAGCGTACGCTAACTTGTTAGTGTCAAAAGAAAAGGATAAAGACAATCCAAAACTACAAGTACTGGTAAAAGCCTTGCACTCGCCGGAAGTATTAGCCGCTGCGCAACAACTATTTCATGGTCAAGCCATTCCTGCCTGGTAG
- the mltG gene encoding endolytic transglycosylase MltG: MSKKLTLIALIVFFLSIFLTYFAVQYHRFLITPLSKTEVIHYVLKPGSSMHRLVDDLQAQGFIQHPRFFYFLAYSKGATNKLKTGEYLFDPGTTPDQLVDQMLSGRVILHRFTIVEGWTFQQLLTALQALPYVKHTLSQISSEQVLANLGLPPENPEGLFFPATYYFSLGAKDTDLLKWSYLLLEKKLNQEWLKRASDLPYKTSYEALIAASLVEKETAIPKERPMISGVIARRLEKGIPLQIDSSIIYGLGRHYTGKITLDDLRKDTLYNTYTRKGLPPTPIAMPSLSSIQATLHPDGTQNLYFVAKGDGSHQFSSNLAEHNRAVQIYQLDRRYPIIGKKTKGCQSLWYLSKQMKSLFCQLNEVNSH, from the coding sequence ATGTCTAAAAAACTGACATTGATTGCTCTCATTGTTTTTTTTCTATCGATTTTCTTAACGTATTTTGCCGTACAATACCATCGGTTTTTGATAACACCCTTATCAAAAACTGAAGTCATCCATTATGTGCTGAAGCCCGGATCATCAATGCATCGTTTGGTAGATGATTTGCAAGCACAAGGGTTTATTCAACATCCGCGTTTTTTTTATTTTCTAGCTTATTCAAAAGGTGCAACGAATAAATTAAAAACAGGTGAATATTTATTTGATCCCGGCACAACACCTGATCAGCTGGTGGATCAAATGCTGTCAGGCCGCGTTATTTTACATCGTTTTACCATTGTAGAAGGCTGGACTTTTCAACAGCTGCTCACCGCCTTACAAGCATTGCCTTATGTAAAACATACTCTCAGTCAAATCTCATCCGAACAAGTGTTAGCTAACCTTGGTTTACCGCCTGAAAACCCAGAAGGTTTGTTCTTTCCTGCTACCTACTATTTTAGCTTAGGTGCGAAAGATACAGACTTATTAAAATGGTCTTACCTACTTTTAGAAAAGAAGCTAAACCAAGAATGGCTTAAACGAGCCAGCGATTTACCTTATAAAACATCTTATGAAGCACTGATTGCCGCTTCATTAGTTGAAAAAGAAACTGCTATTCCTAAAGAACGGCCGATGATTTCAGGTGTCATTGCGCGTCGTCTAGAAAAGGGGATTCCTTTACAAATTGATTCCAGTATTATTTATGGTTTAGGCAGGCACTATACTGGAAAAATAACGCTGGATGATTTGCGAAAAGATACGCTTTATAATACCTATACTCGAAAAGGCTTACCGCCTACACCGATTGCAATGCCAAGCTTGAGTTCTATTCAGGCCACACTACACCCTGACGGCACTCAAAACCTTTATTTTGTGGCCAAAGGTGATGGTAGTCATCAATTTTCGAGCAATTTAGCTGAACACAACCGAGCCGTACAAATTTATCAATTAGATAGGCGTTACCCCATTATTGGTAAAAAAACTAAAGGTTGCCAATCACTATGGTATTTAAGCAAGCAGATGAAATCACTTTTTTGTCAATTAAATGAGGTAAATTCCCATTAA
- the gstA gene encoding glutathione transferase GstA has product MKLFYSPGACSLSPHIVLREIGLDFTLEKVDLAQKKTELGTNYLTINPKGKVPALLLDDGSLLTEGVAIVQYLADQLPSCNLIPPLDSLLRYHTIEWLSYISTELHKGFSPLFNPKTPEEYKIIVRENLDKQFNYLDTALKENQYLQNDHFSVADAYLFTILRWAVAMKFDIHQKKYLGAYFDRVAMRPAVDAALIEEGLKK; this is encoded by the coding sequence ATGAAACTATTTTATAGTCCGGGTGCTTGTTCGTTATCCCCCCATATTGTATTACGTGAAATAGGACTAGATTTCACCTTAGAGAAAGTCGATTTAGCGCAAAAGAAAACTGAATTAGGTACAAACTATCTGACCATCAACCCAAAAGGCAAAGTGCCTGCACTTTTATTGGATGATGGTAGTTTACTGACTGAAGGGGTGGCAATCGTGCAATATTTAGCGGACCAGCTACCAAGCTGCAACTTGATTCCACCGCTTGATAGTTTATTACGCTACCATACCATTGAATGGCTTAGTTACATCTCGACAGAGCTGCATAAGGGTTTTAGTCCCTTGTTTAACCCAAAAACACCAGAGGAATATAAGATAATCGTGCGCGAAAATCTGGATAAGCAATTCAATTACCTCGATACTGCATTAAAAGAAAATCAGTACCTACAAAACGATCACTTCAGTGTAGCAGATGCGTATTTGTTTACTATTTTGCGTTGGGCAGTTGCTATGAAGTTTGATATTCACCAAAAAAAATATTTAGGCGCTTATTTTGACCGCGTTGCGATGCGTCCCGCTGTGGATGCAGCGCTTATTGAAGAAGGCCTTAAAAAATAA
- a CDS encoding LexA family transcriptional regulator: MKKSYTETKGYRLRLARKAKGLTQIQLAKEVKTTQQTIHDYEKNKRGSYADTNLLVNISNTCSVTVDWILTGKSMKNNQLTIPILPSPKSFLAWFQQNISDFYKHKQKVGFYLEDNSMVSEKINSDSFKPRDIIIISPNKCPAPNDYVIAITASKESPILFRQLLFRKNNYLLKPLNSKYASILFEPPIKIIAVMIEQRKLFRNKNIIPYLQGP, translated from the coding sequence ATGAAAAAAAGCTATACAGAAACGAAAGGCTATCGACTTCGTTTAGCACGAAAGGCAAAAGGTTTGACACAAATCCAATTAGCAAAAGAAGTAAAAACTACACAACAAACCATTCATGATTATGAAAAAAACAAACGAGGCAGTTATGCTGATACTAACTTATTGGTTAATATTTCTAATACGTGCTCAGTCACAGTTGACTGGATATTGACGGGAAAATCAATGAAAAATAATCAATTAACTATTCCCATTTTACCTTCCCCTAAAAGTTTTTTAGCTTGGTTTCAACAAAATATATCCGATTTTTATAAGCATAAACAAAAAGTTGGTTTTTATTTAGAAGATAATTCAATGGTATCAGAAAAAATAAATAGTGATAGCTTTAAACCAAGAGATATCATCATTATTTCGCCAAATAAATGCCCTGCTCCGAACGATTATGTCATTGCTATCACGGCCTCTAAAGAATCACCTATTTTATTTCGACAGCTTTTATTTCGAAAAAATAACTACCTGCTTAAGCCACTTAATAGTAAGTATGCCTCTATTCTATTTGAGCCACCCATTAAAATAATTGCTGTCATGATTGAACAACGTAAACTATTTCGTAATAAAAATATTATCCCCTATTTGCAAGGTCCATAG
- the tmk gene encoding dTMP kinase produces the protein MTLEGIEGVGKSTQLKFISDYLKQKNIPLTVTREPGGTPLAEAIRELVLTFDSSKETVTPETELLLFFAARAQHIHTVIEPALARGDWVICDRFIETSYAYQGGGRGIDLAFIQDLQKWVQKDLKVDCVLLLDAPVDLALKRTLRRKKIDRIESETADFFNRARDTYLARAKQAQNNYHIIDASLSLKEVQKQIQSILDRLL, from the coding sequence ATTACCCTAGAAGGTATTGAAGGCGTTGGAAAATCAACACAGTTAAAATTTATCAGTGACTATCTAAAACAAAAAAATATTCCTCTGACCGTAACACGTGAGCCCGGCGGTACACCGCTGGCAGAAGCCATTCGAGAATTAGTACTAACATTTGATTCATCTAAAGAAACGGTCACACCTGAAACCGAATTATTACTTTTTTTTGCCGCACGTGCGCAACACATTCACACCGTGATTGAACCAGCGCTAGCGCGGGGTGATTGGGTTATCTGTGATCGTTTCATTGAAACCAGTTATGCCTATCAAGGTGGGGGGCGGGGCATCGATTTAGCGTTTATTCAGGATTTACAAAAATGGGTGCAAAAAGATTTAAAAGTTGATTGCGTGCTCTTATTGGATGCGCCCGTTGATCTGGCATTAAAACGAACGCTACGCCGAAAAAAAATTGATCGCATCGAATCTGAAACCGCTGATTTTTTTAATCGTGCCCGTGATACTTATCTTGCACGTGCAAAACAAGCCCAAAATAACTACCATATCATCGACGCTAGCCTTTCATTAAAAGAAGTACAAAAACAAATTCAATCAATATTAGATAGGCTCTTATAA
- a CDS encoding methionine ABC transporter ATP-binding protein, whose translation MLKLVDIEKTYGTQVKPLHVLHKINLEIKQGEIFGIVGQSGAGKSTLLRCINLLEKPTRGQVWIENREITALKPKQLRCVRRQIAMIFQNFNLLSSKTVYENVALPLRFAHTAKNEIDDKVSSLLALTGLSDKQLCYPAELSGGQKQRVAIARALAYQPKILLCDEATSALDPETTKNILQLLQEINQRLGLTIFLITHEVEVIKTLCDRVALLDRGHLVEVADIVSFFTQPSSALAKKFVYHSLKQELPPLLQMRLKPTRKKNSHAVLRILFHGRAAAEPLIAHLMRKIGIHLNILQANIELLKDVTLGIMVAEVMGDQAPLQQGIDYLIAKGLQVEVMGYVDGSIV comes from the coding sequence ATGTTAAAACTGGTAGATATTGAAAAAACATATGGTACGCAAGTTAAACCCTTGCATGTATTACATAAAATTAATCTTGAGATTAAGCAAGGGGAAATTTTTGGTATCGTGGGACAAAGCGGCGCTGGAAAAAGCACCCTCCTCCGCTGTATTAACCTCTTGGAGAAGCCTACGCGCGGCCAAGTATGGATAGAAAATCGGGAGATTACCGCTTTAAAACCAAAACAATTACGCTGTGTCAGGCGCCAAATAGCTATGATCTTTCAGAATTTTAATCTACTTTCTTCCAAGACAGTTTATGAAAATGTTGCGTTGCCTCTACGGTTTGCTCATACAGCAAAAAATGAAATAGATGATAAAGTAAGTTCTTTATTGGCTTTAACCGGGTTAAGTGATAAACAACTTTGTTATCCAGCCGAGCTCAGCGGCGGTCAAAAACAACGTGTTGCGATCGCCCGAGCACTGGCATATCAACCTAAAATATTACTTTGTGACGAGGCTACTTCTGCGCTGGATCCTGAAACAACTAAAAATATTCTTCAGTTGCTACAAGAGATTAATCAGCGTCTTGGATTGACTATCTTTCTCATTACGCATGAAGTGGAAGTCATAAAAACACTGTGTGATCGCGTCGCCTTGTTGGATCGAGGTCACTTGGTAGAGGTTGCTGATATTGTTAGTTTTTTTACGCAGCCCTCAAGCGCTTTAGCGAAAAAATTTGTGTATCATTCGCTAAAACAGGAGCTTCCGCCTTTATTACAAATGCGTCTTAAACCCACTAGAAAAAAAAATAGCCACGCGGTATTACGCATTTTATTTCACGGTCGCGCAGCAGCCGAACCCTTAATTGCACATTTAATGCGTAAAATAGGCATACACCTTAATATTTTACAAGCCAATATTGAGCTTTTAAAAGACGTCACTTTGGGTATTATGGTGGCCGAAGTGATGGGTGATCAAGCACCGTTACAACAAGGTATCGATTATTTAATTGCTAAAGGTCTTCAGGTTGAGGTGATGGGTTATGTCGATGGATCTATTGTTTGA
- a CDS encoding methionine ABC transporter permease: MSMDLLFELMNATAETLYMVLLSGSLAFILGLPLGVLLFVTRPNKLLPHPLLNRCLAMLINITRSIPFIILMVAIIPLTRLLVGTSIGTNAAIVPLSLAAIPFFARMVENSLNELSPGLIEAGQAMGASSFQLIQAILLAEARPGIINSLTITLINLVAYSAMAGAVGGGGLGDLAIRYGYQRFDMGVMLATIVILIAFVQGIQYVGDRWVKRVSH; encoded by the coding sequence ATGTCGATGGATCTATTGTTTGAATTAATGAATGCAACAGCAGAAACCCTGTATATGGTTTTGCTTTCGGGCTCCCTCGCTTTTATCCTGGGGTTGCCTTTAGGTGTGTTACTTTTTGTCACGCGTCCTAATAAGCTATTACCGCATCCACTACTTAATCGATGTTTAGCGATGCTCATTAATATTACCCGTTCTATTCCATTTATTATTTTAATGGTGGCCATCATTCCATTGACTCGATTACTAGTAGGAACCTCGATTGGAACCAATGCGGCGATTGTCCCCTTAAGCTTAGCGGCAATCCCTTTTTTTGCGCGCATGGTTGAGAATAGCCTTAATGAGCTATCTCCAGGCCTGATAGAGGCTGGTCAAGCCATGGGGGCCTCCTCTTTCCAGCTGATACAAGCTATTTTACTGGCTGAAGCGAGGCCTGGCATTATCAATAGTTTAACGATTACCTTAATTAATTTAGTAGCTTATTCAGCGATGGCGGGTGCAGTAGGAGGTGGTGGCTTAGGCGATCTCGCGATACGATATGGGTATCAACGATTTGATATGGGCGTTATGCTAGCTACCATTGTGATTTTGATAGCTTTCGTACAAGGTATACAATATGTGGGCGATCGATGGGTCAAACGGGTTTCCCACTAG
- a CDS encoding TatD family hydrolase, with protein MYPLVDSHCHLDRLDLNYFQKDLHQLLASAREQGVIHFLCVGIDLENFPPVLSIAEQFSDVSASVGIHPTEDLAEEPSLEQLIALAKHPKVVAIGETGLDYYRDTTKKSKQQTRFRQHIQTALAVNKPLIVHTRHAREDTIAILKEEGADKVGGVLHCFTEDLAMANAAIEIGFYISFSGILTFKNAKELQAIAQQLPLERILIETDSPYLAPAPFRGKPCQPAYVHYVAEKLAELRQLPLADIAQQTTTNFFKLFHDAQPKP; from the coding sequence ATGTACCCCTTAGTTGATTCGCATTGTCATCTTGATCGACTGGATTTAAATTATTTTCAAAAAGATCTACATCAGTTGTTAGCATCTGCCAGAGAGCAGGGTGTTATTCATTTTCTCTGTGTTGGTATTGATTTGGAAAACTTTCCTCCGGTTCTGTCTATTGCCGAGCAATTTTCCGATGTGTCTGCTTCAGTCGGCATTCATCCCACCGAAGACCTTGCCGAAGAACCATCACTGGAGCAATTAATTGCGCTGGCTAAACACCCCAAGGTGGTTGCTATCGGTGAAACCGGTTTAGATTATTATCGTGATACGACTAAAAAATCAAAACAACAAACACGATTTAGACAACATATACAAACGGCGTTAGCCGTTAATAAACCGTTGATCGTACATACACGTCATGCCCGAGAAGATACGATAGCGATCTTAAAAGAAGAGGGTGCTGATAAAGTGGGTGGCGTATTACACTGTTTTACCGAAGATTTAGCCATGGCAAACGCCGCGATTGAAATAGGATTTTACATTTCTTTTTCCGGCATTCTAACTTTTAAAAATGCTAAAGAATTACAAGCGATTGCCCAGCAACTTCCACTCGAACGAATTCTGATTGAAACGGATTCCCCTTATTTAGCACCAGCCCCTTTTCGTGGTAAACCCTGTCAACCGGCTTATGTACACTATGTTGCTGAAAAATTAGCTGAACTTCGTCAATTACCCTTAGCAGACATTGCACAACAAACAACCACTAACTTTTTTAAATTATTCCACGACGCACAACCTAAGCCCTAA